A region from the Fusarium graminearum PH-1 chromosome 4, whole genome shotgun sequence genome encodes:
- a CDS encoding 60S ribosomal protein L4-A: MASRPTVTILGKDGAPTGATHAIPAVFTSPIRPDIVQQVHTGMAKNKRQPYSVSEKAGHQTSAESWGTGRAVARIPRVSGGGTHRAGQAAFGNMCRSGRMFAPTKIWRRWHIKVAVGQKRYAVCSALAASAAVPLLQARGHQVNSVPEVPLVIDSAVFEAAAIAKTSAALGLLKAVGAGEDVSKVKNSKKIRAGKGKLRGRRHRQRRGPLVIYSPETDGKELVTAFRNITGVETCPVTALNLLQLAPGGHLGRFIVWTSGAFKALDSIYGSTTEASAHKRDFLLPSNVVSQADLTRLINSSEIQSSINAPKGDAITRRSAVQKKNPLKNKQVMLRLNPYATVFAQEAQKKQN; the protein is encoded by the exons atggcttcccGACCTACCGTCACCATTCTCGGCAAAGATGGTGCTCCCACTGGAGCTACCCACGCCATTCCCGCTGTCTTCACCAGCCCGATCCGACCGGACATCGTCCAGCAGGTTCACACCGGCATGGCTAAGAACAAGCGTCAGCCCTACTCCGTGAGCGAGAAGGCTGGTCACCAGACCTCTGCTGAGTCTTGGGGTACCG GTCGTGCTGTTGCTCGTATTCCTAG GGTTTCTGGTGGCGGTACTCACCGTGCCGGTCAAGCTGCCTTCGGTAACATGTGTCGTTCCGGCCGCATGTTCGCCCCTACGAAGATCTGGCGCCGCTGGCACATTAAGGTCGCTGTCGGACAAAA GCGATATGCCGTCTGTTCCGCCCTCGCTGCCTCCGCGGCCGTTCCCCTGCTCCAGGCCCGTGGACACCAGGTCAACTCTGTCCCTGAGGTTCCTCTGGTCATCGACTCTGCTGTCTTCGAGGCTGCtgccatcgccaagactTCCGCTGCTCTCGGTCTCCTGAAGGCTGTCGGTGCCGGTGAGGACGtcagcaaggtcaagaactCCAAGAAGATCCGTGCTGGTAAGGGCAAGCTCCGTGgccgccgccaccgccaGCGACGTGGTCCTCTTGTCATCTACTCCCCCGAGACCGATGGCAAGGAGCTCGTCACCGCTTTCCGCAACATCACTGGTGTCGAGACCTGCCCCGTCACCGCTCTCAACCTCCTCCAGCTCGCTCCCGGTGGTCACCTCGGCCGATTCATCGTCTGGACCTCCGGTGCTTTCAAGgctcttgacagcatctACGGATCCACCACCGAGGCTTCCGCTCACAAGCGTGACTTCCTCCTTCCTTCCAACGTTGTCTCTCAGGCCGATCTTACTCGTCTGATCAACAGCTCTGAAATCCAGAGCTCCATCAACGCCCCCAAGGGAGACGCTATCACCCGCCGATCTGCtgtccagaagaagaacccgctcaagaacaagcaggTCATGCTTCGCCTGAACCCCTACGCCACTGTCTTCGCTCAGGAGgctcagaagaagcagaactAA